One Capricornis sumatraensis isolate serow.1 chromosome 8, serow.2, whole genome shotgun sequence genomic region harbors:
- the CABP2 gene encoding calcium-binding protein 2 isoform X1 — protein sequence MVQGPMGNCAKRPRHRAPKDRWQWPGCPPGGSRHGLGPSPSPSPSPEEPGAPWPGVQGYSVLSSVVGPACIFLRPSIAATQLDRELRPEEIEELQAAFQEFDRDRDGYIGYRELGACMRTLGYMPTEMELIEISQQISGGKVDFDDFVELMGPKLLAETADMIGVRELRNAFREFDTNGDGCISLGELRAALKALLGERLSQREVDEILRDIDLNGDGLVDFEEFVRMMSR from the exons GACCGCTGGCAGTGGCCTGGCTGCCCCCCAGGGGGGTCCCGCCATGGCCtaggccccagccccagccccagccccagtcccGAGGAGCCAGGGGCCCCTTGGCCGGGCGTCCAGGGCTACTCCGTGCTCAGCAGCGTGGTGGGGCCCGCCTGCATCTTTCTGCGGCCCAGCATCGCCGCCACCCAGCTC GACCGGGAGCTGCGGCCAGAGGAGATTGAAG AGCTGCAGGCCGCCTTCCAGGAGTTTGACCGAGACCGAGACGGCTACATCGGCTACAGGGAGCTGGGGGCCTGCATGCGGACGCTGGGCTACATGCCCACTGAGATGGAGCTCATCGAGATCTCCCAGCAAATCA GTGGCGGGAAGGTGGACTTTGACGACTTTGTGGAGCTGATGGGCCCCAAGCTGCTGGCGGAGACCGCGGACATGATCGGCGTCCGGGAGCTGCGGAACGCCTTCCGGGAG TTCGACACCAACGGGGACGGCTGCATTAGCTTGGGTGAGCTCCGGGCGGCCCTGAAGGCCCTGCTGGGAGAGCGGCTCAGCCAGCGGGAGGTGGACGAGATCCTCCGCGACATTGACCTCAACGGGGACGGCCTGGTGGACTTTGAAG AGTTTGTGCGAATGATGTCTCGCTGA
- the CABP2 gene encoding calcium-binding protein 2 isoform X3, with the protein MGNCAKRPRHRAPKDRELRPEEIEELQAAFQEFDRDRDGYIGYRELGACMRTLGYMPTEMELIEISQQISMCGGKVDFDDFVELMGPKLLAETADMIGVRELRNAFREFDTNGDGCISLGELRAALKALLGERLSQREVDEILRDIDLNGDGLVDFEEFVRMMSR; encoded by the exons GACCGGGAGCTGCGGCCAGAGGAGATTGAAG AGCTGCAGGCCGCCTTCCAGGAGTTTGACCGAGACCGAGACGGCTACATCGGCTACAGGGAGCTGGGGGCCTGCATGCGGACGCTGGGCTACATGCCCACTGAGATGGAGCTCATCGAGATCTCCCAGCAAATCAGTATGT GTGGCGGGAAGGTGGACTTTGACGACTTTGTGGAGCTGATGGGCCCCAAGCTGCTGGCGGAGACCGCGGACATGATCGGCGTCCGGGAGCTGCGGAACGCCTTCCGGGAG TTCGACACCAACGGGGACGGCTGCATTAGCTTGGGTGAGCTCCGGGCGGCCCTGAAGGCCCTGCTGGGAGAGCGGCTCAGCCAGCGGGAGGTGGACGAGATCCTCCGCGACATTGACCTCAACGGGGACGGCCTGGTGGACTTTGAAG AGTTTGTGCGAATGATGTCTCGCTGA